The following nucleotide sequence is from Borrelia coriaceae.
GTTTAAAAAGTCTATAGCCTCAGCTACTCTCATTCCCCTAATATCAACAGTCAAACTGAATACATCATCATCTTGACTCTCAAAAGAAAAACTAAAATTTTTTTTACTATCATTTCTAGAGTGCTTATTGTCCAGTATTCTTTCTAAATTAGAAGATGAAACTGTAATATTAAAAACACCAGTATTTACAATAAATCCTTTCTTAGTAACACCTATTATTTCCCCTGAAGAATTTGAACCAGATACTCGAACTTTATCACCTACCTTAAATTCAACCTGAGTTAAAATCTGCTGATTAAGCAAGCCAATTTTAGTAATCTTTGAAACTATATTATTTTCAATATTAGATATGAATTCTTTATTCTTTATAGTACAAACACTACCCTCTTTTATCTCTCTAACCAAATTTTCTAAAGTTTTCCTTGAAGCTTTTAAAAATTCTTTTTGTTCATTTACAAATCCCTCTTCCAAATCTCTTTCTTTTAAGATAAGATTATCCCTAATATTATTAATCTCTATTTCTTTAAGTGCAACAAGACTATGCTTATCCTTTAATTCCTCTTCAAGTAAATATATTTCTCTCTCCTTTTCTGCAAGTCTTTCTAATATCTCATTAACTTCTGTCTTATTAGATGCATAAATATCTTTTGCTCTAAGCACTATATCAGAAGCAATAGAAGACTTGCTTGCAACACTAAAAGCAAAACTATCACCTGGAACAGAAAATATCAAATTATAACTAGGCTTCATTTTTTCCAAATCCATCTGCATAGAAGCATTAATAACAAATTCATGAGTATACGCAAAATACTTAAGAACATTATAATGAGTCGAAATAATAACAAAAGAATTAATATTAATTAAATGCTCAAGAATAGCCACAGCTAGCGCTTGCCCTTGTTCAATATCAGTCCCAGAACAAAATTCATCAAATATTAAAAGGCTATCTTTTGTTGCATATTTCAAAATACAAGCAATATTACTCATATGACTTGAAAAAGTTGAAAGTGAATTCACAATTGATTGATCATCCCCAATGTCAACTAAAATATTATCAAAAATTTTAAAAGTACTAGATTCATCAACTGGAACAGGAATCCCAAATTGAAACATAGCACTCAAAAGAGCAACTGTTTTCAAAGTTGCCGTCTTACCACCAGCATTAGGACCTGTAATAACTA
It contains:
- a CDS encoding endonuclease MutS2, translating into MQEKYLEKIDFYQIFSSVTSYVAISDTVKLLGEQQILKTEEEINQLCFLVKLIKDLIEVYDEYPNFPLESINDSILLLLKENSRLSIEEIKNIIFFLREVLRMVLFLEKSEFEIEILKQLLFVDPSLKSLLEDLCKYIDVDELKIKRGVFKDYDEIDFEIRNLDKKIERQIKQIIDLNSQYLTSTLVYYKSGKYTIALKSSFKNKVKGNVISISSSGETFYVEPNEIVSENNRLGFLSFEKTRIVLKILQKLSDKIRKHVVLLKALYSNFLYYDSLKARAIYGIRSQGLFPKCGSSLNIVNARHPLIQNAKSISFCPSNNRVVVITGPNAGGKTATLKTVALLSAMFQFGIPVPVDESSTFKIFDNILVDIGDDQSIVNSLSTFSSHMSNIACILKYATKDSLLIFDEFCSGTDIEQGQALAVAILEHLININSFVIISTHYNVLKYFAYTHEFVINASMQMDLEKMKPSYNLIFSVPGDSFAFSVASKSSIASDIVLRAKDIYASNKTEVNEILERLAEKEREIYLLEEELKDKHSLVALKEIEINNIRDNLILKERDLEEGFVNEQKEFLKASRKTLENLVREIKEGSVCTIKNKEFISNIENNIVSKITKIGLLNQQILTQVEFKVGDKVRVSGSNSSGEIIGVTKKGFIVNTGVFNITVSSSNLERILDNKHSRNDSKKNFSFSFESQDDDVFSLTVDIRGMRVAEAIDFLNRKIDNMLLRNVYKFEIIHGKGEGLLMEGVHAFLRGAKFIKKYYFAHPSDGGVGKTIVEF